One stretch of Bacteroidota bacterium DNA includes these proteins:
- a CDS encoding LysR family transcriptional regulator, producing the protein MKISDVDLNLLPLFDELIRTRKVSAAARALGMSQPASSYALAKLRKLFNDPLFIRTHAGLHPTPLALKLAPAISKALRTIQDEILLEPEISFQARDETRTFSINITAAGAVIFVPPILEHIATARNITINIVDHPADQLHHLMESGKVDLACGFLSGIQEMNLHRQLLFRNPFVCIARRSHPRLRGVLTREQYLLEEHAVVRRSPHESTWLDRELKQRGIQRKCKITVPHALNIPSIIENSDLLATIPQPLAERFCAAGDLQMYRLPVELPLLAGYQYWHTRFHRDSAIIWLRRATSELFRVA; encoded by the coding sequence AGCGCTAGGCATGAGTCAGCCGGCAAGCAGCTATGCGCTTGCCAAACTGCGGAAGCTCTTCAACGATCCGTTATTCATCCGCACTCATGCCGGCTTGCACCCGACGCCGTTGGCTTTGAAACTGGCGCCGGCCATTTCCAAGGCATTGCGGACCATTCAAGATGAGATATTGCTGGAGCCCGAAATCAGTTTTCAGGCGCGTGATGAAACTCGTACATTCTCCATCAATATCACGGCGGCTGGCGCCGTCATTTTTGTGCCACCAATCCTCGAGCACATTGCGACGGCACGCAACATCACGATCAACATCGTGGACCATCCTGCTGACCAGCTCCATCATTTGATGGAGTCTGGAAAGGTGGACCTTGCATGTGGATTTCTGTCTGGCATTCAGGAGATGAACCTTCACCGGCAACTGCTGTTTCGCAACCCTTTCGTTTGCATTGCGAGGCGATCTCACCCTCGCCTGCGTGGAGTGTTGACGCGTGAACAATACCTTTTGGAGGAGCATGCGGTGGTGAGGCGCAGCCCGCATGAATCCACTTGGCTCGACAGAGAGCTGAAGCAGCGTGGAATTCAACGGAAATGCAAGATCACGGTGCCTCATGCATTGAATATTCCTTCGATCATCGAAAACAGCGATTTATTGGCCACGATACCCCAGCCCTTGGCTGAAAGATTTTGCGCCGCCGGCGACCTTCAGATGTATCGACTTCCTGTTGAGCTGCCATTGTTGGCTGGATACCAATATTGGCATACCCGATTCCATCGAGATTCCGCGATTATTTGGTTGCGGCGAGCAACATCCGAGCTATTTCGCGTGGCCTAA